Proteins from one Sphingopyxis terrae subsp. terrae NBRC 15098 genomic window:
- a CDS encoding glycerophosphodiester phosphodiesterase, which yields MKAWRAALALLALAGCGAEPMAAQPTLDGKPAIVIAHRGASGERPEHTLASYELAIEQGADFIEPDLVLTKDGVLVARHENQISETTDVADHPEFAARKTTKQIDGQDVTGWFTEDFTLAELKTLRAKERLPQLRATEFDGRYQIPTFAEILDLLVRVNKGREHPVGVYPETKHPSYFASIGLPHEAPLLAMLARYGYHGRSAPVFIQSFEVGNLKAIRAKSDLPLIQLMDGEGGPADHAQQRYAAMATPAGLKAIAAYADGIGPNKTMIIPRTALGTLGDPTHLVRDAHAAGLKVHPWTFRRENYFLPLGDKSGINPAGHGDLADEIRTYLKTGIDGLFSDNSREAVPVVHAGVSQ from the coding sequence ATGAAGGCCTGGCGCGCCGCGCTGGCGCTGCTCGCGCTCGCCGGCTGCGGGGCTGAACCGATGGCGGCGCAGCCCACCCTCGACGGAAAGCCCGCGATCGTCATCGCGCATCGCGGGGCGTCGGGCGAACGGCCCGAACATACGCTCGCAAGCTATGAACTCGCGATCGAACAGGGCGCCGATTTCATCGAGCCCGATCTGGTACTGACCAAGGACGGCGTGCTCGTCGCGCGGCATGAGAATCAGATTTCGGAGACGACCGACGTCGCCGACCACCCCGAATTCGCCGCGCGCAAGACGACGAAGCAGATTGACGGCCAGGATGTGACCGGCTGGTTCACCGAGGATTTCACGCTGGCCGAGCTCAAGACGCTGCGTGCGAAGGAGCGGCTGCCACAACTGCGCGCGACTGAATTTGACGGGCGCTACCAGATCCCGACCTTTGCCGAGATCCTCGACCTGCTCGTGCGGGTCAACAAGGGGCGCGAGCATCCGGTCGGCGTCTATCCCGAAACCAAGCATCCGAGCTATTTCGCCAGCATCGGCCTGCCGCACGAAGCGCCGCTGCTCGCCATGCTGGCGCGCTATGGCTATCATGGCCGCAGCGCGCCGGTGTTCATCCAGAGTTTCGAGGTCGGCAATCTGAAAGCGATCCGGGCGAAAAGCGACCTGCCGCTGATCCAGCTCATGGACGGCGAGGGCGGTCCGGCCGACCATGCGCAGCAACGCTACGCCGCGATGGCGACGCCTGCGGGGCTGAAGGCGATTGCCGCCTATGCCGACGGGATCGGACCCAACAAGACAATGATCATCCCGCGGACTGCGCTCGGCACGCTCGGCGATCCGACCCATCTGGTGCGCGATGCCCATGCCGCCGGACTGAAGGTCCATCCGTGGACCTTTCGCCGCGAGAATTATTTCCTGCCGCTTGGCGACAAGAGCGGCATCAACCCCGCCGGCCACGGCGATCTGGCGGACGAGATCCGCACCTATCTGAAGACCGGGATCGACGGCCTGTTCAGCGACAATTCGCGCGAAGCGGTGCCGGTGGTCCATGCAGGAGTATCGCAATGA
- a CDS encoding ArsC family reductase, producing MALTLYGIPNCDTVKKARRWLDERGVAYAFHDYRKDGLDPALLDRWVDALGWEKLLNKSGTTFRKLPDADKAGIDAAKAKALMLDQPAMIRRPLVDADGAYSVGFSAGDWQQRFAA from the coding sequence ATGGCACTGACTCTCTATGGCATTCCGAACTGCGACACGGTGAAGAAGGCGCGGCGCTGGCTCGACGAGCGGGGCGTGGCTTATGCGTTTCACGATTATCGCAAGGACGGGCTCGATCCCGCCTTGCTCGATCGCTGGGTCGATGCGCTCGGCTGGGAAAAGCTCCTCAACAAGAGCGGGACGACCTTCCGCAAGCTGCCCGATGCCGACAAGGCGGGGATCGATGCGGCGAAGGCGAAGGCGCTGATGCTCGATCAGCCGGCGATGATACGGCGCCCGCTCGTCGATGCGGACGGCGCGTATAGTGTGGGATTTTCCGCCGGTGACTGGCAACAGCGCTTTGCGGCATGA
- a CDS encoding cyclic nucleotide-binding domain-containing protein, giving the protein MANFDPALLGYLALFILLAASFAVRIEYVRAGLALAALVALPLALVAGQALVAGLLLLAIILANIAFGWRDWLRNLSIRFSSEEEQLRARHFDRLSATAARGLIDQGHWISARQGEVLIRENQAAPSLFYLSQGAASVLRDGVEVGAVSDGALIGEATVLDGAQATGTVTLSTNARLWFIPAAVLRDYLAANPDIAAALHEGFARALRGKLASANARIAEAPSL; this is encoded by the coding sequence ATGGCGAATTTCGATCCGGCCCTTCTTGGCTATCTGGCCCTGTTCATCCTGCTTGCGGCGAGCTTTGCGGTGCGCATCGAATATGTGCGCGCCGGGCTGGCGCTCGCCGCGCTCGTCGCCCTGCCGCTGGCGCTCGTCGCGGGGCAGGCGCTGGTCGCGGGTCTGCTGCTGCTCGCGATCATCCTCGCCAATATCGCGTTCGGCTGGCGCGACTGGCTGCGCAATCTGAGCATCCGCTTCTCGTCCGAGGAGGAGCAGCTTCGCGCCCGTCATTTCGACCGGTTGAGCGCGACGGCGGCGCGCGGGCTGATCGATCAGGGGCACTGGATTTCGGCGCGGCAGGGCGAGGTGCTGATCCGCGAAAATCAGGCGGCACCCAGCCTTTTCTATCTGAGCCAGGGCGCGGCGTCGGTGCTGCGCGACGGGGTCGAGGTCGGCGCGGTGAGCGACGGCGCGCTGATCGGCGAGGCGACTGTGCTCGACGGCGCGCAGGCGACGGGGACGGTGACGCTATCGACCAACGCCAGGCTGTGGTTCATCCCCGCCGCGGTGCTACGCGACTATCTTGCCGCCAATCCCGACATCGCCGCGGCATTGCACGAAGGCTTTGCCCGGGCGCTGCGCGGAAAATTGGCAAGCGCAAACGCTCGCATTGCCGAGGCGCCGTCGCTATGA